One genomic region from Salvia hispanica cultivar TCC Black 2014 chromosome 2, UniMelb_Shisp_WGS_1.0, whole genome shotgun sequence encodes:
- the LOC125204759 gene encoding beta-glucuronosyltransferase GlcAT14A-like — protein sequence MKLFPMIPSSKSWFLSFVLAVMVLVVTLSHLFDQTKRSPNTVSYNPHLQPRKAPSKGPNAPPVLAYWILGTRGENERVMRLLKAIYHPRNHYLLQLDSSASHYERLELSSLTQSEVVFEQFGNVDVVGKSYAVNPMAASGLAAVLHAAALLLRLRDDWDWFVPLSTSDYPILPQDDILYAFSLLPKDVIFMGFSNATSFQKRYSATKIVVDPSLYLKKKASIYYTKETREKPDAFELFGGSPWMVLTRGFLEHCVNGLDNLPRKLLMYFNNAVFPLGSYFQTVLCNTPHFQNTILVNNDLRHTLHTDLSILPPAIFATPFRQDDPRMQEIDEKLLNRGHGRFVPGKWCNQTGLLNQSRLSDTSDQDLCSMWGDIDVVQPTNQGIKLQEFFLRAVGEKNMASSQCRSYVMHEATEVKM from the exons ATGAAGTTATTTCCAATGATCCCATCTTCCAAATCATGGTTTCTGAGCTTTGTATTGGCTGTAATGGTGCTAGTAGTGACACTGTCACACCTCTTTGATCAAACCAAGAGATCACCCAACACAGTTAGTTATAATCCACATTTGCAGCCTAGGAAAGCTCCTTCAAAGGGGCCTAATGCACCACCAGTCTTGGCCTACTGGATCCTCGGGACGAGAGGCGAAAACGAGAGGGTGATGAGGCTGTTGAAGGCCATCTACCATCCAAGAAATCACTACCTTCTGCAGCTTGATTCATCTGCTTCTCATTATGAGAGGTTGGAGCTTTCTAGCTTGACTCAATCAGAAGTGGTGTTTGAACAATTTGGGAATGTTGATGTTGTTGGGAAGAGCTATGCTGTCAACCCAATGGCTGCATCAGGACTGGCTGCAGTGCTCCACGCGGCCGCCTTGCTCCTCAGGCTGCGCGACGATTGGGATTGGTTCGTGCCGTTGAGCACCTCAGACTACCCAATCTTGCCTCAAGATG ATATTCTCTATGCTTTCAGTTTACTGCCTAAAGATGTCATTTTCATGGGATTCAGCAATGCCACTTCCTTCCAAAA GAGGTATAGTGCTACCAAGATTGTAGTAGATCCAAGTCTATACCTCAAAAAGAAGGCTTCCATTTACTATACTAAAGAAACTAGAGAAAAGCCAGATGCATTTGAGTTATTTGGAG GTTCCCCATGGATGGTCCTAACAAGAGGCTTCTTGGAACATTGTGTGAATGGATTGGACAACCTTCCTAGGAAGCTACTAATGTACTTCAACAATGCTGTCTTCCCACTTGGGTCATACTTCCAAACTGTCCTATGCAACACTCCCCACTTCCAAAACACCATTCTGGTGAACAATGACTTAAGGCACACTCTCCATACTGATCTTTCAATTCTGCCCCCAGCTATCTTTGCCACACCATTCAGACAGGATGATCCCCGGATGCAAGAGATTGATGAGAAGCTGCTCAACCGCGGCCATGGAAGGTTTGTGCCGGGAAAATGGTGCAACCAAACAGGGCTACTGAATCAGAGTAGATTGAGTGATACAAGTGATCAAGATTTGTGTTCAATGTGGGGAGATATTGATGTTGTGCAACCAACAAATCAAGGGATTAAGCTGCAAGAATTCTTTTTGAGAGCTGTGGGAGAGAAGAATATGGCAAGTAGTCAGTGTAGAAGTTATGTTATGCATGAAGCAACAGAGGTTAAAATGTAA
- the LOC125207683 gene encoding B-box zinc finger protein 32-like: protein MKQRLCELCNAHAAVFCPSDAAFLCRSCDVKVHDANFLVARHVRRTVCSNCRSFTGDFITGAGAGAESLCPSCDDDDLGSLSSTTSPPNKAYSGASSSSSSSFRTRSKTESVFNKWCGKLGIEDRSAATARAACRALKACSDRVPLRVCLAASMWLGLRLTLPKTLLTGRILKRLQEISGVPAKIILAAVSKLDRPHNRRRPQPQLEEGWAES, encoded by the coding sequence ATGAAGCAGCGCCTGTGCGAGCTCTGCAATGCGCACGCCGCCGTCTTCTGCCCCTCCGACGCCGCATTCCTCTGCCGGAGCTGCGACGTTAAAGTCCACGACGCGAACTTCCTCGTCGCGCGCCACGTCCGCCGCACCGTCTGCTCCAATTGCAGGAGCTTCACCGGCGATTTCATCACCGGCGCAGGCGCAGGCGCGGAATCTCTCTGTCCTTCCTGTGACGACGACGATCTCGGATCTCTATCGTCCACCACTTCCCCGCCAAACAAAGCATACTCCGGCGCCTCCTCGTCGTCGTCCTCCTCCTTCCGGACGAGGTCGAAAACGGAGAGCGTTTTCAACAAGTGGTGCGGTAAGCTAGGGATCGAGGACAGATCGGCTGCAACGGCACGGGCGGCGTGCAGAGCGTTGAAAGCGTGCAGCGATCGGGTGCCGCTGCGGGTGTGCTTGGCGGCGTCGATGTGGCTAGGGCTGCGCCTCACCCTCCCAAAAACGCTACTCACGGGGAGGATTTTGAAGCGCTTGCAGGAGATCTCAGGCGTGCCGGCCAAGATTATTCTAGCCGCCGTATCCAAATTGGATCGGCCTCACAACCGGCGCCGGCCTCAGCCTCAGCTAGAAGAAGGATGGGCTGAGAGCTAG